A stretch of the Esox lucius isolate fEsoLuc1 chromosome 2, fEsoLuc1.pri, whole genome shotgun sequence genome encodes the following:
- the LOC105026495 gene encoding photoreceptor-specific nuclear receptor, with protein sequence MEEHLSKIPGGPMLPSSSSSDSGSSCTDDSRGAKSPAPGKALSPALLCKVCGDSSSGKHYGIYACNGCSGFFKRSVRRRLIYRCQAGTGMCPVDKAHRNQCQACRLKKCLQAGMNKDAVQNERQPRSTSQVRLDSIDIDTDKEHLATTREPTSSSSSSSSSSACSVITRPHFSSSSISSSAAPPQRCAPPSPQNNHRFMASLMTAETCAKLEPEDVDENIDVTSNEPERASSEYHMSLYPSSTENVYETSARLLFMSVKWAKNLPVFSNLPFRDQVILLEEAWSELFLLCAIQWSLPLDSCPLLSLPDLSPTMQSKTSYTSVDVRLLQEVFSRFKALAVDPTEFACLKAIVLFKPETRGLKDPEQVENLQDQSQVMLGQHIRSHYSSQPARFGKLLLLLPSLRFVSSERIELLFFHRTIGNTPMEKLLCDMFKN encoded by the exons ATGGAGGAGCACCTGTCTAAGATCCCTGGAGGACCCAtgctcccctcctcctcctccagtgaCTCAGGGAGCAGTTGTACAGACGACAGCCGAGGAG CCAAGAGCCCGGCCCCGGGCAAAGCCCTCAGTCCAGCCCTGCTCTGCAAGGTGTGCGGGGACAGCAGCAGTGGGAAACACTACGGCATCTACGCCTGCAACGGCTGCTCCGGCTTCTTCAAGCGCAGCGTCAGACGGAGACTCATATACAG GTGTCAGGCAGGGACCGGCATGTGTCCGGTAGACAAGGCTCACCGGAACCAGTGCCAAGCCTGCAGGCTGAAGAAATGCCTCCAGGCTGGCATGAACAAAGACG CTGTCCAGAACGAGCGTCAGCCCCGCAGCACGTCTCAGGTGCGTCTGGACTCCATCGACATAGACACGGACAAGGAGCACCTGGCCACCACGCGAGagcccacctcctcctcctcctcctcctcttcctcgtccgCCTGTTCAGTGATCACGCGGCCCCACTTCAGCTCCTCCTCCATCAGCTCCTCTGCGGCCCCCCCACAGCGCTGTGCTCCCCCCAGCCCTCAGAACAACCACCGCTTCATGGCCAGCCTGATGACAGCAGAGACCTGTGCTAAACTAGAGCCAGAGGACG TTGACGAGAACATCGACGTGACCAGTAACGAGCCGGAGCGGGCGTCGTCGGAGTACCACATGTCCCTGTACCCCTCCAGTACAGAGAATGTGTACGAGACGTCGGCCCGTCTCCTCTTCATGTCGGTCAAATGGGCCAAGAACCTGCCTGTGTTCTCCAATCTGCCCTTCAGGGACCAG GTGATCCTGCTGGAGGAGGCGTGGTCAGAGCTCTTCTTGCTGTGTGCCATCCAGTGGTCCCTCCCTCTGGACAGCTGTCCTCTGCTCTCCCTGCCCGACTTGTCTCCCACCATGCAGAGCAAGACATCCTACACCAGCGTGGATGTCCGTCTGCTCCAGGAGGTCTTCAGCCGCTTCAAAGCCCTGGCTGTCGACCCCACGGAGTTCGCCTGTCTCAAAGCCATAGTCCTCTTCAAACCAG AGACCCGAGGTCTGAAGGACCCAGAGCAGGTGGAGAACCTCCAGGACCAGTCCCAGGTGATGCTGGGTCAACACATCAGATCCCACTATTCCAGTCAACCTGCTAG ATTTGGGAAGCTCCTCCTACTTCTGCCCTCTCTGCGTTTCGTCAGCTCTGAGCGGATCGAACTCCTCTTCTTCCACAGAACCATTGGTAACACCCCTATGGAGAAGCTACTCTGTGACATGTTCAAGAACTAA
- the LOC105026494 gene encoding receptor for retinol uptake stra6 → MNNTTATEEEPAYNYYDYSDWYSDNMEPTLPPKEVIPLCYPTAEDQLFHICIASISFVVVLVLSAVRKKNTVCDGFARGSPGVSSPVNFLNQTQHKGLAVTVFGLVFSKLCVLVLAPDPLPFSKDTPQEIKEYMKIIAIFYWPMLYYPLLACGTIHSKLGYVLGSLLSWTHFAVLVWQKFDCPKTPELYKYYALLASLPQIACLGFLCVKYPLLFLKSGKAGGSEDLDSNYYRDYVKLLLKKKKSTNGSTSIRPDKPNLLEMVTDTIQSYIYTPEKVFRFPLKLAISAFVSCIAVYQVALLLIILVIPTIHIVRAGIDENIAYLLLGFGIVLSEDRMEVVQIVTHYTWCLEVCYLCGLTLACLVSLIMQMRSMILHRSNLQGLYRGDIYNVYNCPKAIRPSQPGLVCWIGFTGYQAAVVSLGMVLQTVVFFICFVWLVFLIIIPILYGHNLILFQMAAKSWPVWVTLILATALQHATARFAFIKKDAGTRDLNHRGSLFLLTYLLFLVNIVVGLIAAIWRTVITALYNIIHLGRMDVSLLSRASETYDPAYRYYAHYLKVEVSQSHPVMKAFCGLALQAAVAGGAGRKMKDAEEGIQLVNQEKRQNKAVNNSRRVRARWQLLYTLVNNASLLGSRKHFKLQSSDSFVNGVKRSAAEGSKKDAGSQPAAEGGPAAETCSATPAAAATPTSTTPTSTKLTAATPTAATSTATD, encoded by the exons ATGAACAATACCACTGCGACTGAAGAGGAGCCGGCGTATAATTACTATGACTACTCAGACTGGTACTCGGACAACATGGAGCCCACCCTCCCTCCGAAAGA AGTTATTCCCCTGTGCTACCCCACAGCCGAGGACCAgctctttcacatctgtatcGCTTCAATATCT TTCGTTGTTGTGCTGGTTCTATCAGCCGTTAGAAAGAAAAACACCGTGTGTGACGGCTTCGCCAGGGGATCGCCTGGAGTGTCTAG TCCAGTGAACTTCCTGAACCAGACCCAACACAAGGGCTTGGCGGTGACTGTGTTTGGGCTGGTCTTCAGcaagctgtgtgtgttggtcctGGCTCCTGACCCGCTACCCTTCTCTAAAGACACCCCCCAGGAAATCAAAG AGTACATGAAGATCATCGCCATCTTTTACTGGCCAATGCTGTACTACCCACTTCTGGCCTGTGGTACCATACACAGTAAACTGGGCTATGTGCTGGGCAGTCTGCTTTCCTGGACACACTTTGCGGTTCTGGTTTGGCAGAAGTTTGACTGTCCCAAAACACCTGAG TTGTATAAGTACTACGCCCTGCTGGCTAGTCTCCCACAGATAGCCTGTCTGGGGTTCCTCTGTGTCAAGTATCCACTACTGTTCCTCAAAAGTGGGAAGGCCGGTGGATCTGAG GACCTTGACAGCAACTACTACAGAGACTACGTGAAATTGTTGCTAAAGAAGAAAAAGTCAACAAATGGCAG CACCTCTATTAGGCCAGATAAACCCAACCTGTTGGAGATGGTGACCGACACCATCCAGTCTTACATCTACACCCCGGAGAAAG TGTTCCGGTTTCCACTAAAGTTGGCAATTTCAGCATTCGTGTCCTGCATAGCAGTGTATCAG GTGGCGCTGTTGCTGATAATACTGGTGATCCCAACGATCCATATAGTTCGTGCTGGTATAGATGAGAACATCGCGTATCTTCTGTTGGGGTTTGGTATTGTTCTATCTGAGGACAGGATGGAGGTGGTCCAAATAGTCACACACTACACCTGGTGTCTGGAAG TGTGCTACCTCTGTGGTTTGACTCTGGCCTGCCTGGTGTCCCTCATAATGCAAATGAGGTCCATGATCCTTCACAG GTCAAACCTTCAAGGCCTGTACAGAGGAGATATTTACAACGTGTATAACTGCCCCAAGGCCATTCGTCCATCTCAGCCGGGCCTGGTCTGTTGGATCGGTTTCACTGGGTATCAGGCTGCTGTTGTGTCTTTAG GGATGGTCCTGCAGACTGTGGTGTTCTTCATCTGCTTTGTGTGGTTGGTGTTCCTCATCATAATACCCATCTTATATGGCCACAACCTAATTCTCTTCCAGATGGCTGCCAAGTCCTG GCCTGTGTGGGTCACCTTAATACTGGCTACTGCTCTACAACACGCCACGGCCAGGTTTGCCTTCATCAAGAAGGACGCTGGGACGAGGGACTTGAACCACAG AGGCAGTCTGTTCCTGCTGACCTACCTGCTGTTCCTGGTCAACATCGTGGTGGGGTTGATAGCAGCCATCTGGAGGACGGTCATCACAGCCCTGTACAACATCATTCACCTGGGGCGCATGGACGTCAGCCTGCTCAGCCGCGCCAGCGAAACCTACGACCCGG CTTATCGTTACTATGCTCACTACCTGAAGGTGGAGGTCAGCCAGTCTCACCCCGTGATGAAGGCCTTCTGTGGGCTGGCCCTGCAAGCTGCCGTGGCGGGTGGCGCTgggaggaagatgaaggatgCGGAGGAAG GGATCCAGCTGGTGAATCAGGAGAAGAGGCAGAACAAGGCTGTGAATAACAGCAGGAGGGTCCGAGCCCGCTGGCAGCTCCTCTACACGCTGGTCAACAACGCGTCCCTGCTGGGGTCCAGGAAACATTTCAAGTTGCAG TCCTCTGACAGCTTCGTGAACGGAGTGAAGCGTAGCGCCGCGGAGGGTAGCAAGAAGGACGCCGGCAGCCAACCCGCAGCCGAGGGCGGTCCCGCAGCCGAGACATGCTCCGCCACGCCCGCTGCCGCC GCCACGCCCACTTCCACCACGCCCACTTCCACCAAGCTCACTGCCGCCACGCCCACTGCCGCCACGTCCACTGCCACCGACTGA
- the LOC105026492 gene encoding immunoglobulin superfamily containing leucine-rich repeat protein 2 has translation MFIFSVFLLSLWSAGVGVGHGCPELCDCFDKYGRHFAECSFKDLTDIPEGLPSNVTTLSLSANKISLVQSGSFDNVTQVTSLWMAHNEIVSIEPGTLAPLLQLRNLDISYNKMVDFPWQDLQNLTALQLLKMNHNEMAHLPGDAFSNLKDLRSLRLNNNRFTTVAEGTFDGLVFLAHLQIYNNPFTCHCKIDWLRDWILKTRISVPEQNAIVCDTPEQMKGVVIVRMPESKCMAPNVSITSEPNVVNTTLFEGTVFILNCEIRGNPKPEVIWKVDTTGLNIVYPLSTKEKMSNESSESSESSEVSKMSDSQINVFHNGTLVIPRLSEKNNGNYSCLATNEFGKDQNSLSVEIVPRPPPPPPVKKVLDTPVIINKVKIPSVLQPVTKTSLSNHVDPYNIPSFERKYNNLLPSLAPSANTEHTGKGSRYRSRASGKCTLTSETQYISNQAFNGSLNVVRQYTFDFGVIALGLSETDAKVTLNPLLLPKDNTDHHPSTSEGLPAISVEPQNQSEVSRRTLVDTGLYLCITSDPSHSAVQWSRIEDGVNTYLFQDLHPGTNYSLCLSFTGEDCEVQVLFTTRRRVPNLLIIIVVSVCLLTVSTVPLLGATCFHLVYKYRGKTYKLIMKAKDHQYHMERNLVVNCHLRNSYAESQRQITSSEAGDGEEQGSESGCGEGRREGDAEGSVVTESFTLSQYKGNTEGSEVGSEYSDKLPLGAEAVNISGHYKEARR, from the coding sequence atgtttattttctctgtgttCCTCCTCTCCTTATGGAGCGCTGGTGTTGGAGTGGGACATGGTTGCCCTGAACTATGTGACTGCTTTGACAAGTATGGACGCCACTTCGCTGAATGCTCCTTCAAAGACCTGACTGACATCCCTGAAGGTCTGCCCTCCAACGTAACCACTCTGAGTCTCTCTGCCAATAAAATATCTTTGGTGCAGTCAGGCAGCTTTGACAATGTGACCCAGGTTACATCCCTCTGGATGGCCCATAATGAGATAGTCTCTATCGAGCCCGGAACTCTAGCTCCCCTTCTCCAACTGCGTAACTTAGACATCAGCTACAACAAGATGGTTGACTTCCCCTGGCAGGATCTCCAGAACCTCACGGCCCTGCAGCTGCTGAAGATGAATCACAACGAGATGGCCCATCTGCCCGGCGATGCCTTCTCCAACCTGAAAGACCTGAGGTCTCTTCGCCTCAACAACAACAGGTTCACCACTGTGGCAGAGGGGACATTTGACGGGCTGGTCTTCCTGGCCCACCTACAGATTTATAACAACCCATTCACATGCCACTGTAAGATAGACTGGCTGAGGGACTGGATTCTAAAGACCAGGATATCGGTTCCGGAACAGAACGCGATCGTCTGTGACACTCCGGAGCAGATGAAAGGGGTTGTGATTGTGAGAATGCCAGAGTCAAAGTGCATGGCCCCAAATGTTAGCATTACATCTGAGCCTAACGTTGTCAATACAACACTCTTTGAAGGCACAGTGTTTATACTTAATTGTGAAATCCGAGGTAACCCAAAGCCCGAAGTCATCTGGAAAGTAGATACAACAGGACTTAACATAGTTTACCCTCTGTCAACCAAAGAGAAAATGTCCAATGAATCCAGTGAATCTAGTGAATCCAGTGAGGTTTCAAAAATGTCCGAcagtcaaataaatgtttttcataacGGCACTCTGGTCATACCACGCCTCAGTGAAAAGAACAATGGCAACTACAGCTGTCTTGCCACCAACGAGTTTGGTAAAGATCAGAATTCTCTTTCAGTAGAGATTGTACCAAGaccacccccccctccacctgttAAAAAGGTTTTGGACACACCAGTTATTATTAATAAGGTAAAAATCCCATCAGTGCTTCAACCTGTGACCAAAACCTCTCTGAGTAACCATGTCGATCCATACAATATTCCCAGTTTTGAGAGAAAGTACAACAACCTCCTCCCAAGCCTTGCTCCCTCCGCTAACACTGAGCATACAGGAAAAGGGTCCAGATATCGATCCCGGGCGAGTGGCAAATGTACCTTGACCAGTGAGACACAGTACATCTCCAACCAGGCCTTCAACGGAAGCCTGAACGTTGTCAGGCAGTACACATTTGACTTTGGCGTCATAGCATTGGGATTGTCAGAGACAGATGCTAAAGTGACACTcaaccctctcctccttcccaaAGACAACACAGACCACCATCCCAGCACCTCCGAGGGGCTGCCTGCTATCAGCGTAGAGCCTCAAAACCAATCAGAAGTGTCCAGGAGGACTCTGGTGGACACGGGGCTGTATCTGTGTATAACCTCTGACCCCAGTCACTCAGCCGTTCAGTGGTCCAGGATTGAAGATGGCGTCAACACCTACCTGTTCCAGGACCTCCACCCTGGCACCAACTACTCGCTGTGTCTCTCCTTCACAGGGGAAGACTGCGAGGTCCAGGTCCTTTTCACAACCAGGAGGCGAGTTCCCAACCTGCTGATTATCATCgtggtcagtgtctgtctgctcaCCGTCTCCACGGTCCCCCTACTGGGGGCCACCTGCTTCCACTTGGTCTACAAATACCGGGGAAAGACCTACAAGTTGATCATGAAGGCCAAAGACCACCAGTACCACATGGAGAGGAACCTGGTGGTCAACTGCCACCTGCGGAACTCCTACGCCGAGTCGCAGAGGCAGATCACCTCCAGCGAGGCGGGGGACGGGGAGGAGCAGGGGTCGGAGAGCGGCTGCGGGGAGGGCAGGAGGGAAGGAGACGCGGAGGGGAGCGTGGTGACCGAGTCGTTCACTCTGTCTCAGTACAAGGGGAACACGGAGGGCAGTGAGGTGGGGTCGGAGTACAGCGATAAGTTGCCTCTAGGGGCGGAAGCTGTTAACATTTCTGGTCACTACAAAGAGGCGCGTCGTTGA